A region from the Sebastes umbrosus isolate fSebUmb1 chromosome 18, fSebUmb1.pri, whole genome shotgun sequence genome encodes:
- the LOC119477145 gene encoding serine/threonine-protein kinase PAK 6-like isoform X8 — MFRRRKKKRRPQISAPQDFQHRVHTSFDDTTGRYVGLPPQWQSVIETLKRPRPLVDPSTITEVELRKTIVRGSFIGHGDYISHVISEMSRLSVTSSNSLRRSSPSARKRARSLGRLGELVEDETYQYEELKRREEDGKTDGRSTYWQDRIRQVRSESGSPKLNGLQRAKSTCEVGTRSEATPLTPPTLVSPQRTGVMGSTGVTGSTGVTPQRTGVTGSTGVTPHRTGVTGSTGVTGSTGVTPRRTSVTGSTGVTPRRTGVGGLISGQYAHSEGAGLRERPASCHYNLQTVETDSRPPLRLKPGAHRLPDLLAFSGETPRRPHSTYDLKLTSPSSPSSTSSPSSPLLLPPPNSTSSPIITGRPQRSLRSSSSFNSGFSPKTPTPLSHPRLLPSPSPFPSPSPASTQQTAPDGGGKVTHEQFKAALQMVVDPGDPRTILENFVKIGEGSTGVVCIARERHSGRQVAVKMMDLRKQQRRELLFNEVVIMRDYRHRNVVEMFRSALVGEELWVIMEYLQGGALTHIVSETRLNEEQTATVCEGVLQALSYLHSQGVIHRDIKSDSILLTLDGRIKLSDFGFCAQISKDVPKRKSLVGTPYWMAPEVISKRPYGTEVDIWSLGIMVVEMVDGEPPYFSDTPIAAMKKLRDEAPPSVKNIHRVSPVLKDFLGRMLTRDTLQRSGATDLLEHPFLLQASSPRCLVPLVEQHRKRMSLC; from the exons ACGATTGTTCGTGGGAGTTTTATCGGTCATGGCGACTACATCTCCCACGTGATCTCTGAGATGAGCCGTCTGTCCGTCACCAGCTCCAACTCTCTGCGCCGCAGCAGCCCGTCGGCGCGGAAACGGGCCCGGTCGCTGGGCCGACTGGGAGAACTGGTGGAGGACGAGACGTACCAGTACGAGGAGCTCAAGCGCCGCGAGGAAGACGGGAAGACGGACGGCAGATCAACCTACTGGCAGGACAGGATCCGACAGGTGCGCAGCGAGAGCGGCAGCCCCAAACTTAACGGTCTACAGAGAGCCAAGTCCACCTGCGAGGTGGGTACTCGGTCCGAGGCCACGCCCCTCACACCCCCCACACTTGTGTCGCCTCAGAGGACAGGTGTGATGGGCTCGACGGGTGTGACGGGCTCGACAGGTGTGACGCCTCAGAGGACAGGTGTGACGGGCTCAACGGGTGTGACACCTCACAGGACAGGTGTGACGGGCTCGACAGGTGTGACGGGCTCGACAGGTGTGACGCCTCGGAGGACAAGTGTGACGGGCTCGACAGGTGTGACGCCTCGGAGGACAGGTGTGGGGGGTTTGATAAGTGGACAGTACGCCCATAGTGAGGGCGCGGGACTAAGAGAGAGGCCAGCTTCCTGTCACTACAACCTGCAGACGGTGGAGACCGACAGCAGACCTCCCCTGAGACTGAAACCAGGTGCCCATCGCCTGCCTGACCTGTTGGCCTTCTCCGGAGAAACTCCCAGAAGGCCTCACTCCACCTATGACCTCAAG CtgacctccccctcctccccctcctccacctcctccccctcctctcccctcctgctGCCCCCCCCCAACAGCACCAGCAGTCCCATCATCACGGGTCGACCTCAGCGCTCGCTCCGCTCTTCTTCCAGCTTCAACAGCGGATTCTCTCCGAAAACGCCAACCCCCCTGAGCCATCCCcgcctcctcccctctccctcccccttcccctccccctctcccgCCTCCACCCAGCAGACGGCACCTGACGGAGGAGGGAAGGTGACTCACGAGCAGTTCAAGGCGGCGCTGCAGATGGTGGTGGACCCGGGCGACCCGAGGACGATTCTGGAGAACTTTGTTAAGATCGGCGAGGGGTCCACCGGGGTGGTCTGCATcgccagagagagacacagcggGCGGCAGGTCGCCGTGAAGATGATGGACCTGAGGAAGCAACAGCGCCGCGAGCTGCTCTTCAACGAG GTGGTGATCATGAGGGACTACCGGCACCGGAACGTGGTGGAGATGTTCCGCAGCGCTCTGGTGGGGGAGGAACTCTGGGTAATCATGGAGTACCTGCAGGGCGGCGCTCTCACGCACATCGTCAGTGAAACCAG GTTGAATGAGGAGCAGACGGCGACGGTGTGTGAAGGCGTCCTGCAGGCGTTGTCTTATCTTCACTCTCAGGGCGTCATTCACAGAGACATCAAGAGCGACTCCATCCTGCTGACACTGGACGGgagg atAAAACTGTCAGACTTTGGTTTCTGCGCTCAGATCAGTAAAGACGTGCCGAAGAGGAAGTCCCTGGTCGGGACTCCGTACTGGATGGCTCCTGAAGTGATCTCCAAAAGGCCGTACGGGACCGAG GTGGACATCTGGTCTCTGGGCATCATGGTGGTGGAGATGGTGGATGGAGAGCCGCCATATTTCAGCGACACGCCTATCGCTGCCATGAAGAAGCTGAGGGACGAGGCACCACCGAGCGTGAAGAACATCCACagg GTGTCTCCAGTGTTGAAGGACTTCCTGGGCCGCATGCTGACTCGTGACACGCTGCAGCGCTCCGGCGCCACCGACCTGCTGGAGCATCCGTTCCTGCTGCAGGCCAGCTCACCGCGCTGCCTGGTGCCTCTGGTGGAGCAGCACCGCAAACGCATGTCGCTCTGCTga
- the LOC119477145 gene encoding serine/threonine-protein kinase PAK 6-like isoform X10: MSRLSVTSSNSLRRSSPSARKRARSLGRLGELVEDETYQYEELKRREEDGKTDGRSTYWQDRIRQVRSESGSPKLNGLQRAKSTCEVGTRSEATPLTPPTLVSPQRTGVMGSTGVTGSTGVTPQRTGVTGSTGVTPHRTGVTGSTGVTGSTGVTPRRTSVTGSTGVTPRRTGVGGLISGQYAHSEGAGLRERPASCHYNLQTVETDSRPPLRLKPGAHRLPDLLAFSGETPRRPHSTYDLKLTSPSSPSSTSSPSSPLLLPPPNSTSSPIITGRPQRSLRSSSSFNSGFSPKTPTPLSHPRLLPSPSPFPSPSPASTQQTAPDGGGKVTHEQFKAALQMVVDPGDPRTILENFVKIGEGSTGVVCIARERHSGRQVAVKMMDLRKQQRRELLFNEVVIMRDYRHRNVVEMFRSALVGEELWVIMEYLQGGALTHIVSETRLNEEQTATVCEGVLQALSYLHSQGVIHRDIKSDSILLTLDGRIKLSDFGFCAQISKDVPKRKSLVGTPYWMAPEVISKRPYGTEVDIWSLGIMVVEMVDGEPPYFSDTPIAAMKKLRDEAPPSVKNIHRVSPVLKDFLGRMLTRDTLQRSGATDLLEHPFLLQASSPRCLVPLVEQHRKRMSLC, from the exons ATGAGCCGTCTGTCCGTCACCAGCTCCAACTCTCTGCGCCGCAGCAGCCCGTCGGCGCGGAAACGGGCCCGGTCGCTGGGCCGACTGGGAGAACTGGTGGAGGACGAGACGTACCAGTACGAGGAGCTCAAGCGCCGCGAGGAAGACGGGAAGACGGACGGCAGATCAACCTACTGGCAGGACAGGATCCGACAGGTGCGCAGCGAGAGCGGCAGCCCCAAACTTAACGGTCTACAGAGAGCCAAGTCCACCTGCGAGGTGGGTACTCGGTCCGAGGCCACGCCCCTCACACCCCCCACACTTGTGTCGCCTCAGAGGACAGGTGTGATGGGCTCGACGGGTGTGACGGGCTCGACAGGTGTGACGCCTCAGAGGACAGGTGTGACGGGCTCAACGGGTGTGACACCTCACAGGACAGGTGTGACGGGCTCGACAGGTGTGACGGGCTCGACAGGTGTGACGCCTCGGAGGACAAGTGTGACGGGCTCGACAGGTGTGACGCCTCGGAGGACAGGTGTGGGGGGTTTGATAAGTGGACAGTACGCCCATAGTGAGGGCGCGGGACTAAGAGAGAGGCCAGCTTCCTGTCACTACAACCTGCAGACGGTGGAGACCGACAGCAGACCTCCCCTGAGACTGAAACCAGGTGCCCATCGCCTGCCTGACCTGTTGGCCTTCTCCGGAGAAACTCCCAGAAGGCCTCACTCCACCTATGACCTCAAG CtgacctccccctcctccccctcctccacctcctccccctcctctcccctcctgctGCCCCCCCCCAACAGCACCAGCAGTCCCATCATCACGGGTCGACCTCAGCGCTCGCTCCGCTCTTCTTCCAGCTTCAACAGCGGATTCTCTCCGAAAACGCCAACCCCCCTGAGCCATCCCcgcctcctcccctctccctcccccttcccctccccctctcccgCCTCCACCCAGCAGACGGCACCTGACGGAGGAGGGAAGGTGACTCACGAGCAGTTCAAGGCGGCGCTGCAGATGGTGGTGGACCCGGGCGACCCGAGGACGATTCTGGAGAACTTTGTTAAGATCGGCGAGGGGTCCACCGGGGTGGTCTGCATcgccagagagagacacagcggGCGGCAGGTCGCCGTGAAGATGATGGACCTGAGGAAGCAACAGCGCCGCGAGCTGCTCTTCAACGAG GTGGTGATCATGAGGGACTACCGGCACCGGAACGTGGTGGAGATGTTCCGCAGCGCTCTGGTGGGGGAGGAACTCTGGGTAATCATGGAGTACCTGCAGGGCGGCGCTCTCACGCACATCGTCAGTGAAACCAG GTTGAATGAGGAGCAGACGGCGACGGTGTGTGAAGGCGTCCTGCAGGCGTTGTCTTATCTTCACTCTCAGGGCGTCATTCACAGAGACATCAAGAGCGACTCCATCCTGCTGACACTGGACGGgagg atAAAACTGTCAGACTTTGGTTTCTGCGCTCAGATCAGTAAAGACGTGCCGAAGAGGAAGTCCCTGGTCGGGACTCCGTACTGGATGGCTCCTGAAGTGATCTCCAAAAGGCCGTACGGGACCGAG GTGGACATCTGGTCTCTGGGCATCATGGTGGTGGAGATGGTGGATGGAGAGCCGCCATATTTCAGCGACACGCCTATCGCTGCCATGAAGAAGCTGAGGGACGAGGCACCACCGAGCGTGAAGAACATCCACagg GTGTCTCCAGTGTTGAAGGACTTCCTGGGCCGCATGCTGACTCGTGACACGCTGCAGCGCTCCGGCGCCACCGACCTGCTGGAGCATCCGTTCCTGCTGCAGGCCAGCTCACCGCGCTGCCTGGTGCCTCTGGTGGAGCAGCACCGCAAACGCATGTCGCTCTGCTga